In Plasmodium vinckei vinckei genome assembly, chromosome: PVVCY_13, a single genomic region encodes these proteins:
- a CDS encoding gamete egress and sporozoite traversal protein, putative, with amino-acid sequence MRVLLCYASILFASVLQSRAIKHNTLTSTIPSYIEIGDNVSNQISEAWKSHVDSFIEVVSEKIVDKFEKDIENDNVPYNLLALLENDAEIFDIDKYERQDLAFVQDAFIRKLREKFNNSKFGQKVKKFGSHIKQKLTNLYKKHKEKIKHFLKIMLSSLVIPIAFNYIKRHLNAWKKKTLEATNKLNDETKSVATPIITAIYDKFGERIDSYVKENSIDISKELDVLTDLQKEKKEIEKIEQQEKQLVDQ; translated from the exons atgagaGTCCTTTTATGTTATGCtagtattttatttgccTCAGTTCTTCAATCGAGGGctataaaacataatacTCTCACTTCCACCATTCCTTCATATATTGAAA tTGGTGACAATGTTTCTAATCAAATTAGTGAAGCATGGAAAAGTCATGTAGATTCATTTATCGAAGTTGTCTCTGAGAAAATTGTTGACAAATTCGAGAAAGATATAGAGAATGATAATGTtccatataatttattagcCCTTCTTGAG aATGACGCTGAAATATTTGATATCGATAAATACGAAAGACAGGATTTAGCATTTGTTCAAGATGCATTCATTAGAAAATTAAGAGAAAAATTCAACAATAGCAAATTTGGACagaaagtaaaaaaatttggaTCACATATTAAGCAAAAACTTACAAACCTTTATAAGAAACACAAAGAAAAgattaaacattttttaaaaatcatGCTCAGCAGTTTAGTTATACCTATAgcatttaattatataaagagACATCTAAATGCatggaaaaagaaaacattGGAAGCTACAAATAAACTCAATGACGAAACTAAAAGTGTAGCTACTCCAATTATTACTgctatatatgataaatttgGAGAAAGAATTGACAGTTATGTTAAGGAAAATAGTATAGATATATCAAAAGAATTAGACGTACTTACTGATttacaaaaagaaaaaaaagaaatcgAAAAAATCGAACAACAAGAGAAACAACTAGTAGACCAATAA
- a CDS encoding crossover junction endonuclease MUS81, putative translates to MEERKHSKNQTNKDNRRNYSMHPDNVIFYDYFNNLKRKALGQGYSNLVISFKTIIASITKYPLPITNSQDAFKLRGVGKSFSRYFDKVLSQPKDDNHLQKDGNESTLFNEDSNQIINHVNKVINNTDKFLKQFNKDFYNIKTNEDNSDDTIIRNIKEIQNDHISQDDNNNSSKKKKKKKQTNNDDKMLCNRGSVNYCNENDEQVKNCSINSSNERKISKSSSLSNNGDDNTSNEKIYKSKKKKKQYTELSDNEKSVLAIINEHSHMYNNNAMSKEEINKEFFKCCQKSININFILLNKLIKLELLEKLEETENNNNNHSNQTNEETIPNKKNVRSKCVKKVKITEKGKQVLQMKNDKIIKKEEHINVNEEKNSFEISNDKNSKINETTCGDTFNSVDDSTKTIDKPKEELIQNAMNNIFENNFDAIKNKQIDPNVLEQIMTVATECNEKEMSNIAKNERFEKNNKIKDLKKDNIVEKNNSCNQSCHNTISSYRDGTISFDANSMGETNVKKYSENKSELIDDNKNNEQFNVETEHSHDLQNALDENEHFESISSSNFQLKLDKKKEGLYKKLNISLKDKLQNKTMQNNPNCFNHNSLDKSVQNKNYEINTNKSNNNSSVKYINYQSLFSDESDDDNNDEKCESSKNTEINPSSYNNISTTNNYIKNANENIPLFEKQNVIDIIDLSDDEEYNTVNPCSSNYCKDKQSDNENEKKRKLGPDYDNNNEMIGSIENRDLNSQKNEQKKKKQKIKNSKMEEDTKIEENNGEDENEKKAKKKKQNKKKKSKNDNTKSNVETEHCEENEENKNIRYGPYEIIMIIDNRDVSGMSSEFNEKWKEIFKNNNIKYETRNLPLGDIIWLCRRPVYNNNKNTSKRKRKKKEKEGKEKQIDINENSVDNWTSNIGNKNIDFTYSYDKYGNTLSVDCNEVEENVDYEEYVLKWIIERKALNDLSSSIIDGRYDEQKYRLMRSKETYHIIYLIEDSNNSFKNYTNTSKISYETLTNVQHSIRLINGFSILRSQSIKHTFLLLSEIHSEIVKNLKEICNVKNNEDIVHNEKLETYLKNNSSSWEIWNNESKKSKNNIVKETFGKQLRLINMCGADATELLVSLWPTPIKLNEALNKYTHNGILAEKLKRIYLKNRDMVGKRKVKSPVDANLIAQLRQLYAPDSIQIYHHGDID, encoded by the exons ATGGAAGAAAGAAAGCATTCAAAAAATCAGACTAATAAAGACAACAGAAGAAATTATAGTATGCACCCTGACaatgtaattttttatgattattttaacaatttaaaaagaaagGCGCTAGGCCAGGGTTATAGCAATTTGGtcatttcatttaaaacaattattGCGTCTATTACAAAATATCCGTTGCCTATTACAAATAGCCAAGATGCTTTTAAATTAAGAGGTGTTGGTAAAAGCTTTTCACGATATTTTGATAAGGTATTATCTCAACCTAAAGATGATAATCACCTACAAAAAGACGGGAATGAAAGTACTTTATTCAACGAAGATTCGaatcaaattataaatcaTGTAAATAAAGTAATTAACAATACcgataaatttttaaaacaattcaACAaggatttttataatatcaaaACAAATGAGGATAATTCAGATGATACCAttataagaaatataaaggaaatacaaaatgatCATATAAGTCAGGATGACAATAACAATAgctcaaaaaaaaaaaaaaagaaaaaacaaacaaacaATGACGATAAAATGTTGTGTAACCGTGGCAGTGTAAACTATTGTAACGAAAATGATGAGCAAGTAAAAAATTGCAGTATTAATTCTTCGAATGAACGAAAGATCAGTAAATCATCCTCCCTAAGCAATAATGGAGATGACAATACTAGCAATGAAAAGATATATAAGagtaaaaagaaaaaaaaacaatatactGAATTATCTGATAACGAAAAAAGTGTTCTCGCAATTATTAATGAGCATAgtcatatgtataataataatgcgATGAGCAAAGAAGAGATAAATAAAgagttttttaaatgttgtcaaaaatctataaatataaattttatattgttaaacaagttaataaaattggaaTTATTAGAAAAGTTAGAAGAGacagaaaataataacaacaaTCATTCAAATCAGACAAATGAAGAAACCATacctaataaaaaaaatgttagaTCAAAATGTGTCAAAAAGGTTAAGATAACCGAAAAAGGAAAGCAAGTTttacaaatgaaaaatgataaaataataaaaaaagaagaacaCATAAATGTGAATGAGGAAAAAAACTCATTTGAAATTTCTAACGATAAGAATAGCAAAATTAACGAAACGACATGTGGCGACACTTTTAATAGTGTTGATGATTCAACAAAAACAATTGATAAACCGAAAGAGGAACTAATACAAAATGCTATGAATaacatttttgaaaataattttgatgctataaaaaataaacaaattgaTCCGAATGTGCTTGAACAAATTATGACAGTTGCAACTGAATGTAACGAAAAAGAAATGAGTAATATTGCAAAAAATGAACGattcgaaaaaaataataaaataaaagatttaaaaaaggataacatagttgaaaaaaacaatagtTGTAATCAAAGTTGTCATAATACAATATCATCATATAGAGATGGTACAATAAGCTTTGATGCAAACTCAATGGGTGAGacaaatgtaaaaaaatattcagaaaataaaagtgaACTAATAGAtgataacaaaaataatgaacaGTTTAATGTTGAAACGGAGCATTCTCATGATTTACAAAACGCATTAGATGAAAATGAGCATTTTGAAAGCATTTCTAGTTCTAATTTTCAATTAAAATTAGATAAGAAAAAAGAgggattatataaaaaattaaatataagcttaaaagataaattacaaaataaaacaatgcAGAACAATCCTAATTGTTTCAATCATAACAGTTTAGATAAAAGTgtgcaaaataaaaattatgaaattaACACAAAcaaatcaaataataattcgagtgttaaatatattaattatcaAAGTTTATTTAGTGATGAGTCGGATGAcgataataatgatgaaaaatgtGAGTCCTCTAAAAATACTGAAATAAATCCATcctcatataataatatatcaacAACTAATaactatattaaaaatgctaatgaaaatatcccactatttgaaaaacaaaatgttATTGATATAATAGATTTGTCTGACGACGAAGAATATAATACAGTTAATCCATGTTCATCGAATTATTGTAAAGATAAACAAAGTGATAATgagaatgaaaaaaaacgaaagtTAGGACCCgattatgataataataatgagaTGATTGGCTCAATAGAAAATAGGGATTTAAACtctcaaaaaaatgaacaaaagaaaaaaaagcaaaaaattaagaatTCTAAAATGGAAGAAGACACCAAAATAGAAGAGAATAATGGTgaagatgaaaatgaaaaaaaagcaaagaaaaaaaaacaaaataaaaaaaaaaaaagtaaaaatgataatacaaAATCAAATGTAGAGACAGAACACTGTGAAGAAAAtgaggaaaataaaaatattcgaTATGGACcttatgaaataataatgataattgATAATAGAGATGTGTCAGGAATGAGTTCCGAATTCAATGAAAAATGGAaagaaatttttaaaaataataatataaaatacgAAACGCGAAATTTACCATTAGGAGATATTATATGGTTATGCAGAAGACCagtttataataataataaaaacacaTCTAAAAGAAAACgtaagaaaaaagaaaaggaagggaaagaaaaacaaatagatataaatgaaaattcaGTAGATAATTGGACATCAAAtataggaaataaaaatatcgaTTTTACTTATAGCTATGATAAATATGGAAACACATTAAGTGTTGATTGTAATGAAGTGGAAGAAAATGTAGATTATGAAgaatatgttttaaaatggATTATAGAAAGAAAAGCATTAAATGATTTAAGCTCAAGTATAATTGATGGTAGATATGATGAACAAAAATATCGTTTAATGAGATCTAAAGAAACatatcatataatatatctaatagaagatagtaataattcatttaaaaattatacaaacaCATCAAAAATATCTTATGAAACATTAACGAATGTACAACATAGCATTCGATTGATTAACGGGTTCTCAATATTGAGAAGCCAAAGTATTAAACAtacttttcttttattatctgAAATACATTCagaaattgtaaaaaatcttaaagaaatatgtaatgtaaaaaataatgaagataTAGTACATAACGAAAAGTTAGAaacttatttaaaaaataattcttcTTCATGGGAAATATGGAATAATGAATcgaaaaaatcaaaaaacaATATCGTCAAAGAAACATTTGGAAAGCAACTCAGattaattaatatgtgTGGCGCAGATGCTACCGAACTTCTTGTATCCTTATGGCCAACACCAATCAAATTAAATGAGGCccttaataaatatacacataatGGTATATTAGCAGAAAAACTTAAACGAAtttacttaaaaaatagagaTATGGttggaaaaagaaaagtaaAATCACCTGTTGATGCTAAT CTGATAGCACAATTAAGACAATTGTATGCCCCAGATTCAATTCAAATATATCACCATGGGGACATCGATTAA
- a CDS encoding Appr-1-p processing domain protein produces MYFSKLVKEPLHKFTNKKIIIRNYKTNKNINIDKLIRNKKIKSHELYKIEDIEILLQEKHHDVSQTYPTIGNVNQIVDVKNIPIFKKSENKYNLLNKTALHFGDLSYLRGDAAVNGTNKIFELTKDGMGYDCSSNFLKTCGNKLFDEIKIIREENIGKNILITKGYDSSYKYIIHVVEPYYNQTNKLKKCYEDILLIAKENDIKTIVFPLIGSGISLFKKYDVVVCCLEGIYEFLKHKENFNFIEKVVITTNMDSYWMLLRDSIPLYLNENAS; encoded by the exons atgtatttttctAAGTTAGTTAAGGAACCCCTTCATAAGTTTACAAACAAAAAGATTATAATACGTAATTATAaaactaataaaaatattaatattgacAAATTGATtaggaataaaaaaataaaaagccATGAActttataaaattgaagatatagaaatattacTACAAGAAAAACATCATGATGTTTCCCAAACATATCCCACCATTGGGAATGTTAACCAAATTGTggatgtaaaaaatattccaatttttaaaaaaagtgaaaataagtataaccttttaaataaaacagcTCTTCATTTTGGAG ATTTGTCATATTTAAGGGGTGATGCAGCAGTTAATggaacaaataaaatttttgaattaaCAAAAGATGGGATGGGATATGATTGTTCtagtaattttttaaaaacatgtggaaataaattatttgatgaaataaaaataattagagaagaaaatatagggaaaaatattttaataacaaAAGGATATGATagttcatataaatatattatacatgtAGTTGAGCCATATTATAatcaaacaaataaattaaaaaaatgttatgaagacatattattaatagctaaagaaaatgatataaaaacaattgtTTTTCCATTGATTGGTAGTGGAATAAgtttgtttaaaaaatatgatgtTGTTGTGTGTTGTTTAGAAGGAATTTATGAATTTCTAAAacataaagaaaattttaattttattgaaaAGGTTGTTATTACTACAAATATGGATTCTTATTGGATGCTACTAAGGGATTCCATTCCTCTTTATTTAAACGAAAATGCATcgtaa
- a CDS encoding transcription factor IIIb subunit, putative, translating to MVGQFIPSSGTKSFILSWGIRESREISLQKGYINIQKIADNLHLSSQHIEAAQRIYLMALQRNFTMGRNNSYVAASCLYTICRREKSPIMLIDFSDILQTPVKPLGKTFLKLLRLLHISVPNIDPSLFLERFAYKLNLKNDIYKVTYTGIKLIQAMTRDWISTGRRPTGLCGASLLIATRIHGITINSNTIAEVVRISNPTIIKRLYEFKNTNIAKIKASEFDKISIDDIPSSSIPPCVISDNKKKIKYNLLQKNKTLSLCDSEEQYALCSNSTCSVENYEKNINSQNINASSYIDNNSTKCISDQELDQNKFFNTTQSGIINSSNEVEYCTSTITASSSVLDDKEKYHDGDTNKINKNCKENKNNKNDEHIRPSSNEINLDEICNDNPEGNDIDNLALKIINTIDIEKNSEFLKISNNSLLNELGALKNEHTKYDTSKEPNKMNLQNQDIQKGSQNMANFSKLQSVKLTNREASTSTIVENNGNNEYNEIKESTKQKYKTLDNSTYSTTLKQTVNSELSNAINDINDEFNLFDNNTLSKNSSNTTSGLSKMNDVNNILTDFNYFFENNSNTINDQTANFDINSDDSEQLNDETISDSYDSEIENIILSEKERKIKMLIWDDVMKGCMPNLSKNMKRQKKRQNTDINNSKNKIPNNKQNVDNPQDQLSTGDSVIKALEKSNKLLPKKINYDVLKSLFSS from the exons ATG GTTGGGCAGTTCATTCCATCCAGTGGAACTAAGTCCTTTATATTGTCGTGGGGAATAAGAGAAAGTCGGGAAATATCACTACAAAAaggatatataaatatacagaAGATAGCAGATAATTTGCATTTATCGAGTCAACATATAGAGGCTGCACaaagaatatatttgatGGCATTACAACGTAATTTTACTATGGGTCGAAATAATTCATATGTTGCTGCTTCTTgtttatatacaatttgtAGAAGAGAAAAATCGCCTATAATGCTAATCGATTTTAGTGATATATTGCAAACACCTGTAAAACCATTGggtaaaacatttttaaaattattaaggCTTCTACATATTAGTGTGCCAAATATTGATCCATCATTGTTTTTAGAAAGATTTGCATATAAgcttaatttaaaaaatgatatatataaagtaaCATATACCGGAATAAAACTAATTCAAGCTATGACTAGAGATTGGATAAGTACAGGTAGAAGACCAACGGGTTTATGTGGTGCTTCACTTTTAATAGCTACAAGAATACATGGTATAACAATTAATTCTAATACTATTGCTGAAGTTGTTAGGATATCTAATCCTACTATTATTAAACgtttatatgaatttaaaaatactaaTATAGCTAAAATAAAAGCAAGTGAGTTTGATAAAATATCTATTGATGATATACCATCAAGCTCAATTCCCCCTTGTGTTATTtctgataataaaaaaaaaattaaatataatcttttacaaaaaaataaaacctTATCATTATGTGATAGTGAAGAACAATATGCATTATGTTCAAATTCTACATGTTCTGtagaaaattatgaaaaaaatataaactcacaaaatattaatgcTTCCTCttatattgataataatagtacAAAATGTATAAGCGATCAAGAATTAgatcaaaataaattttttaatactacACAAAGTGGTATTATCAACTCATCAAATGAAGTAGAATATTGCACTTCAACAATCACAGCTTCTTCTTCTGTTCTTGAcgataaagaaaaatatcatGATGGcgatacaaataaaattaataaaaattgtaaggAAAATAAGAATAACAAGAATGACGAACATATACGACCATCAagtaatgaaataaatttagaTGAAATTTGTAATGATAATCCTGAAGGAAATGATATAGATAATTTAGccttaaaaattattaatactattgatattgaaaaaaattcagaatttttaaaaataagtaaCAATTCTTTATTAAACGAATTAGGggctttaaaaaatgagcaCACTAAATATGACACCTCTAAAGAACCAAACAAAATGAACTTACAAAATCAGGATATACAAAAGGGTTCGCAAAATATGGCAAACTTTTCAAAATTACAATCAGTCAAATTAACAAATCGTGAAGCTTCTACTAGCACAATTGTTGAGaataatggaaataatgaatataatgaaataaaagagaGTACCAAACAAAAGTATAAAACATTAGATAATAGTACATATAGTACAACCTTAAAACAAACTGTTAATAGTGAATTAAGTAATGctataaatgatataaatgacgaattcaatttatttgataataatacacTTAGTAAAAACTCAAGTAATACTACATCAGGCTTAAGCAAAATGAATgatgttaataatatattaacagattttaattacttttttgaaaataattcaaatacAATTAATGATCAAACAGCtaattttgatataaattCAGATGATTCAGAACAACTAAATGATGAAACAATAAGTGATAGTTATGATAgtgaaattgaaaatattattttatccgAAAAAGAaaggaaaattaaaatgttaATTTGGGATGATGTGATGAAAGGCTGTATGCCAAATTTATccaaaaatatgaaaagacaaaaaaaaagacaaaatactgatattaataattcaaaaaataaaataccaaataataaacaaaatgttGATAATCCTCAAGATCAGTTATCAACTGGAGATTCTGTGATAAAGGCTTTGGAAAAATCCAATAAACTTCTtcctaaaaaaattaattatgatgtattaaaatctcttttttcatcataa
- a CDS encoding transcription factor with AP2 domain(s), putative: MMINYVNPQSTNQAQEASEAPKPGQNAIEEKTQETNDNDSYDYTDDNGKNKGVWYNARTKCWLACVKGSGRHLRVFSVKKHGYKKAKRLAVECKNATFYNYNNNNSISNETKNDNQGNSFNSSNSNEENNNKSEDANNMREHTENYKMSNNVKFTNNNYNNMNEYINTKELKYPKNKKMNNGDIYTHIPYDDNTNYSKNNILMENDSLDINNGMSNKKRRYNTRRGNYKYANGVEKNQENGNADIYGNANNTNANIKYVKNINSPNNEENEEYNNLYSILKGDGIAINNMDNKLYGDGLNNCQMENSKKNNKIKDKISCLVKASKSNFNSITGDRNNRNLSSNYNNINNINIMNGNKNFNYPANSTHNKHNNIQRNYNNNIDNHVCNTNIISNNNCLITDKDFQIDSPEQTNEEMVFIKNSNYDYNENVRKKNKYNNECEGTFIFSHEYYSDYGNKNNEDGKTNFIDLTREALALILKDLKKNVIPKIPVGIEKRERYSNSLRLCLKSAKLTKHINELEPYLELFSECIKNNKLPSHMNLNAQLFYLDKL, encoded by the exons atGATGATTAATTACGTCAATCCACAAAGTACCAATCAGGCTCAAGAAG CTAGCGAAGCACCTAAACCAGGACAAAACGCCATTGAAGAAAAAACACAAGAAACAAATGATAATGATAGCTATGATTATACAGATGATAAtggtaaaaataaaggagTATGGTATAATGCAAGAACAAAATGTTGGTTAGCATGTGTAAAGGGAAGTGGAAGACATCTTCGTGTATTTTCAGTAAAAAAACatggatataaaaaagcaaaACGATTAGCAGTTGAATGTAAAAATGCAACCTTTtacaattataataataacaactCTATATCCAATGAAactaaaaatgataatcaAGGCAACAGTTTTAATAGCAGTAACagtaatgaagaaaataataataaaagcgAAGATGCTAATAATATGAGAGAACATACAGAAAACTATAAAATGTctaataatgtaaaatttacaaataataattataataatatgaatgaatatataaatacaaaagaATTGAAGTatccaaaaaataaaaaaatgaataacggagatatatatacacatataccATATGATGATAATACAAACTATtcgaaaaataatatactaaTGGAAAATGATAGTTTAGATATCAATAATGGTAtgtcaaataaaaaacgaaGATATAATACTAGACGGGgcaattataaatatgcaaatgGTGTCGAGAAAAATCAAGAAAATGGTAATGCTGATATTTATGGAAATGCTAACAATACTaatgcaaatataaaatatgttaaaaatataaatagcCCTAacaatgaagaaaatgaagaatataataatttatactCAATTTTAAAAGGTGATGGAATAgctattaataatatggataataaattatatggagatggattaaataattgtcaaatggaaaattcaaaaaaaaataataaaataaaagataaaataagttGCTTAGTAAAAGCTAGCAAATCCAATTTTAATTCTATAACAGGCGATCGAAATAATCGAAATCTTTCATccaattataataatattaacaatataaatattatgaatggcaataaaaattttaattatccTGCTAATAGTACACACAATAAACACAATAATATTCAAAGGAATTATAACAACAATATAGATAACCATGTGtgtaatacaaatattataagtaataataattgtttAATTACTGATAAAGATTTTCAAATTGATTCACCAGAGCAAACAAATGAAGAAATggtttttataaaaaatagtaattatgattataatgaaaatgtacgaaaaaaaaataaatataataatgaatgtGAAGgaacatttattttttctcatGAATATTACTCAGattatggaaataaaaataacgaAGATGgcaaaacaaattttatagatTTAACTAGAGAAGCCTTagcattaatattaaaagatttaaaaaaaaatgttattccTAAAATTCCTGTAGGTAttgaaaaaagagaaagaTATTCAAATTCTTTACGATTATGTTTAAAAAGTGCTAAATTGACAAAACATATTAATGAATTAGAACCATATCTTGAATTATTTAGTGAatgcattaaaaataacaaattaCCAAGTCATATGAATTTGAATGCTcagttattttatttagaCAAGTTATAA